GAAATGAAAGCTTCAACCCTACGGAGGGAAATTATCGGAATCAAGCAACACAAAAGAGAAGCTTTCCACACATATTGGGAAAGATTTAAGAAACTTTGTGCCCGTTGTCCAAAACATGGAATCACCGAGTATTAGCTTCTCCAATATTTCATTGAAGGCATGACTCCAATGGAGAGAAGACTTCTTAATGCTTCTAGTGGCGGCTCTTTACCCAAAAAGACTCCAACCGAAATCGGCAATCTAATCAAGAACATGGCTGAAGATTCTAAACATTCAAGccatgatgaagaatggtacacggATGCACCCCGAGGTGTAAAGGAGGTCCAAACTCCTCAAATTGAAGCTCAATTGTCCGAGATTACGAAAGTGGTTATGATGCTAGCCAAAGACAAAGGTGTGCATCCCATACCCCACCCATGCGGTATTTGTACTCAAGTGGGACATACAACCGACATGTCCCCTCAACTTTAAGAGGAAGATTATGAAGAAGCAAAAGCCATGGGAGGTTTTCTTGGGTCTAATCAAAGGGGATATGGGCAGCCACGGGGTGATCAAAGATGGAGTAACAATCAAGGTTGGGGAGGACATCAACAGGCAAATTATCAACCAAGTCAACCACATCAATACCAATAAAGACCACATTTTCCACCACAAAACTTTCAGCCAAGACAACCACAACACCCTCCTCAACAATTGGGTTCATCAagtatgtccttagaggacatagTGAAGAGTTTGGCAACTAGTACACAATCTTTCCAACAAGAGACAAAAGCAAGCATAAAGAACATAGAGAAACAAGTTTCACAGCTTGCTACTTCCGTAAGCAAACTGGAatctcaaggaaagttacctACACAAACTGAAACAAACCCAAGGCACAACGTGTGTGACATCACATTGACAGGCGGAAAGAGCTATGATGGTCCAAAATTGTTGGTTGATCAAAAGGAAGAAGAAATAATGGTCGAAGAAGCAcccaaagaagagaagaagggaAAGAAAACAATCGAAAAGAAGCCCTTTGTCACTGAATCTAAAGCCACACCTGATCCATTTCCCGAAAGATTAAAGAGCACGAAGAAAGAACAGGAAGAGAGTGAGATCATGtaaatgttcaagagagttcaaatCAACATTCCACTCCTCGAGGCCATCAAGCAGGTACCTAGATATGCAAGGTTCCTTAAGGATCTTTGTGTatctaaaaagaaattaaaaggaaaTCAAGTCGTAACAGTTGGGGAACATGTATCCGCGGTTTTGCAAAAGAGGATGCCCCCGAAGTGCAAGGACCCCGATGTCTTTACCGTGCCTTGCAAATTGGGGAATCTTCATGTGCCCCGAGCCATGCTCGATCTAGGTGCATCCGTAAATGTCCTACCATATTATCTTTTCAAATTGATTGGTGTAGGAACATTGAGCAAAACCGGTGtgatcatccaacttgccgacCGGTCTTTGGTACACCCAAAGGGTGTACTAGAGGATGTGTTAGTGCAAGTCGATGAATTTATCTTCCCGACTGATTTTTATGTCTTAGATATGGAAGATGATGACTCTCTAAGTTCAAGTTCCATACTTTTGGGTAGAACTTTTCTTAAAACTTCCAAAACAAAAATTGATGTCTACAATGTGACTTTAAGTATGGAATTTGATGGTCAAGTTATCAACTTCAATGTTCATGAAGCAAAAAAGGTTCCTTCCGAGGTTCAATCCGTCAATCTTGTGAATTTGATCGAGCCCTCAACTAAAAAGGGTTTAAGTTTGTCTAACAATGAATTTCTAGAGTTAGTTTTGCAAGGAAAACTTGACAGGGACAAAGCCAAAGAGCTTGAAAAGGAGGTCGATATAGACAATGAGGTGTTGGAGAGTTTGGAGTTTATTGATGACAAGAAGCATGTGAGGAGTGATGATATAAAACCCAAGCCATCCACCAAAGTCAAAATTCTTCCACCGGTGGAACAAGCACAAAATTTAGGAGCAAAAACTCCACCGGATCCCTTAAAGAATATACATGTCAAGAAGGAGGTGGTGAAAAGGTTGATGTGTTGGAGAGACCCACGTATCAATACTGAAGCACATTAAGGGGGTAAAGTCGAGCCAACGACATTAAAAAGGGGCGGCTAACCGGGAGGCAACacgggggtatttttgtcattccTTGTTTTTCCATCATATTTTCTTTGTTTTCAAGTTCCCAAGTTGTTTCTCATGTTTAACAAGGGTAAAAAATTATTTTTCGGGCAATAGTGGATTAGCGGATTGCAATTCGAAAAAGtgaaaaactca
The genomic region above belongs to Lactuca sativa cultivar Salinas chromosome 4, Lsat_Salinas_v11, whole genome shotgun sequence and contains:
- the LOC111884908 gene encoding uncharacterized protein LOC111884908 yields the protein MFKRVQINIPLLEAIKQVPRYARFLKDLCVSKKKLKGNQVVTVGEHVSAVLQKRMPPKCKDPDVFTVPCKLGNLHVPRAMLDLGASVNVLPYYLFKLIGVGTLSKTGVIIQLADRSLVHPKGVLEDVLVQVDEFIFPTDFYVLDMEDDDSLSSSSILLGRTFLKTSKTKIDVYNVTLSMEFDGQVINFNVHEAKKVPSEVQSVNLVNLIEPSTKKGLSLSNNEFLELVLQGKLDRDKAKELEKEVDIDNEVLESLEFIDDKKHVRSDDIKPKPSTKVKILPPVEQAQNLGAKTPPDPLKNIHVKKEVVKRLMCWRDPRINTEAH